A region of Acidisarcina sp. DNA encodes the following proteins:
- the gmd gene encoding GDP-mannose 4,6-dehydratase, protein MKKALITGITGQDGAYLAEFLLKKGYEVHGIKRRTSLINTNRIDHLYTDPHEESKRLFLHYGDLTDSSSLIHTVEKVQPDEIYNLAAQSHVQVSFEEPEYTANSDALGTLRLLEAMRILKLGGKTRFYQASTSELYGLVQETPQKETTPFYPRSPYGVAKLYAYWITVNYRESYGMYACNGILFNHESPLRGETFVTRKITRAMARIKLGLQKRLYLGNLDSLRDWGHARDYVEMQWMMLQQKEARDYVIATGVQYSVRDFVTLAAENLGIAITWQGSGVDETATDDKGNVIVAVDPRYFRPAEVSTLLGDASKAHKELGWAPKIEFRTLVKEMVTEDLKSAERDALVRKHGYAAFEQHES, encoded by the coding sequence TTGAAGAAAGCCCTGATTACGGGAATTACAGGACAGGATGGTGCTTATCTTGCGGAGTTTTTGCTGAAGAAGGGATATGAGGTCCACGGCATTAAACGGCGGACGTCCCTGATCAATACCAATCGCATCGATCATCTCTATACGGATCCGCATGAGGAGTCGAAGAGGCTCTTCCTGCACTATGGCGATCTAACGGACTCTTCGAGCCTGATCCACACCGTCGAAAAAGTGCAGCCCGATGAGATCTATAACCTCGCTGCCCAGAGCCACGTGCAGGTGTCTTTTGAAGAGCCTGAGTACACGGCGAACTCGGATGCGCTGGGCACGCTGCGGCTGCTGGAAGCGATGCGAATCCTGAAGCTGGGCGGCAAGACCCGCTTCTACCAGGCGTCTACGTCGGAGTTGTACGGTCTGGTGCAGGAGACGCCGCAGAAGGAGACGACGCCCTTCTATCCGCGCTCTCCCTATGGAGTGGCGAAGCTCTATGCCTACTGGATTACGGTGAATTACCGCGAATCCTATGGCATGTATGCCTGCAACGGCATCCTCTTCAACCACGAGTCGCCGCTGCGGGGTGAGACCTTCGTGACGCGCAAGATTACCCGGGCGATGGCTCGCATCAAGCTGGGGTTGCAGAAGCGCCTCTACCTGGGCAACCTTGACTCGCTGCGCGACTGGGGACATGCCCGCGACTACGTCGAGATGCAGTGGATGATGCTGCAGCAGAAAGAGGCTCGCGATTACGTGATTGCGACCGGAGTTCAGTACAGCGTTCGCGACTTTGTCACGCTGGCTGCGGAGAACCTCGGGATTGCTATAACCTGGCAGGGTTCAGGGGTAGACGAGACGGCCACGGATGACAAGGGGAACGTGATTGTGGCGGTCGATCCGCGCTATTTCCGCCCCGCTGAAGTTTCCACATTGCTTGGCGATGCCTCCAAGGCACACAAGGAACTGGGCTGGGCTCCGAAGATCGAATTCCGCACCCTCGTCAAAGAGATGGTGACGGAAGATCTCAAGTCCGCCGAGCGGGATGCGCTCGTCCGCAAGCACGGTTACGCAGCCTTCGAGCAGCACGAATCGTAA
- a CDS encoding WcaF family extracellular polysaccharide biosynthesis acetyltransferase: MTILNLERSGQSPVPSEDANAAKRGFMTQERLDSGTAAIDLASYRHPRPFSYLVKRGLWACFQLPFWSATPRALTKFRIALLRLFGAKIGRNCRVNCGVRVWEPWNLVMGDYAVLGDSVEVYNLAPIDIGSNSVISQRTYLCSATHDYTDTSFPLYSKPIRIGSSVWVAAGAFVGPGVTLGDGAVIGAFSVVTRDMPEWMVCAGNPCRPIKPRELRTKME; the protein is encoded by the coding sequence ATGACGATTCTAAACCTTGAGCGCTCCGGGCAGTCTCCAGTACCATCAGAGGACGCGAACGCGGCGAAGCGGGGGTTCATGACGCAGGAAAGATTGGATTCTGGAACAGCGGCAATCGATCTCGCGAGCTATCGTCATCCCCGGCCCTTCAGCTATCTTGTGAAACGCGGCCTGTGGGCATGCTTCCAGCTTCCTTTCTGGTCGGCGACGCCTCGCGCACTGACGAAATTTCGCATCGCGCTGTTACGGCTCTTCGGGGCAAAGATCGGCCGCAATTGCCGCGTCAACTGTGGCGTAAGAGTGTGGGAGCCCTGGAATCTTGTCATGGGCGACTATGCTGTGCTGGGAGATTCGGTTGAGGTGTACAACCTTGCGCCGATTGATATCGGCTCCAACTCCGTCATCTCGCAAAGAACCTATCTCTGTTCGGCAACCCATGACTACACGGACACCAGCTTTCCTCTGTATTCCAAGCCAATCCGCATCGGATCGAGCGTCTGGGTTGCCGCAGGGGCATTCGTGGGCCCCGGCGTGACCCTGGGCGATGGAGCCGTGATTGGCGCCTTCTCCGTGGTCACCAGAGACATGCCGGAGTGGATGGTGTGTGCCGGCAATCCATGCCGCCCGATCAAACCTCGTGAGCTGAGGACGAAGATGGAATAG
- a CDS encoding glycosyltransferase family 2 protein: MVSVFIPTKNEEKDLPGCLQSVAWSDDIHVYDSNSTDSTVKIAEAAGARVTVRPAQDPQYFGGDESVHKNWALRNIAFKYPWVLHLDADERTTPELVANVLQAVKDPGGHVAFQIQRRDFFLGTWLKHVQASPYYLRLFRPEKLHYERRINPVSVVDGSSGTLGGFLDHYPFSKGLSHWVNRHNAYSTMEAQQIIENRKANRPFSLKAAFTETNFHERRFHQKELFYRLPARPLIKFAILYFGKRGLLDGKAGFTYAVLQSFYEYMIVLKTQELETKQTS; this comes from the coding sequence ATGGTTTCGGTGTTCATCCCCACCAAGAATGAAGAGAAAGATCTGCCTGGGTGCCTGCAGTCCGTAGCGTGGAGCGACGATATCCACGTCTATGACTCCAACAGCACAGACAGCACCGTAAAGATTGCCGAGGCCGCGGGAGCCAGGGTCACGGTGCGTCCAGCGCAGGACCCCCAATATTTCGGCGGAGACGAATCGGTTCATAAGAACTGGGCCCTCAGGAACATTGCCTTCAAATACCCCTGGGTGCTGCATCTGGATGCCGATGAGCGCACCACGCCAGAGCTTGTCGCGAATGTGCTGCAAGCCGTCAAAGATCCGGGCGGGCACGTGGCGTTTCAGATCCAGCGCCGCGACTTTTTCCTGGGGACCTGGCTGAAGCACGTGCAAGCATCGCCATACTATCTGCGCCTCTTTCGCCCAGAAAAACTGCACTATGAGAGACGCATCAATCCTGTCTCGGTGGTGGATGGGTCGTCGGGCACGCTGGGCGGATTTCTCGATCACTACCCCTTCAGCAAAGGGCTGAGCCATTGGGTGAATCGGCATAACGCCTACTCCACAATGGAGGCGCAACAGATCATCGAGAATCGTAAGGCCAACCGGCCCTTCAGCCTGAAAGCGGCATTTACCGAGACGAACTTTCACGAGAGGCGCTTCCACCAGAAGGAGCTGTTCTACCGCTTACCCGCACGCCCTCTCATCAAATTCGCCATCCTCTACTTTGGAAAGCGCGGATTGCTCGATGGAAAAGCCGGCTTTACCTACGCGGTATTGCAGTCTTTTTACGAGTACATGATCGTTCTCAAGACCCAGGAACTGGAAACGAAACAAACATCGTGA
- a CDS encoding glycosyltransferase family 2 protein — MKFSIVTLAFRQREFLQEAMDSILNQDYPEIEYIVVEPGSNDGSRELIEGYGDKIAHKVFEPDRGAADGLNKGFARATGDIFGFLNGDDLLLPGALRKVADFWQSHPEYDILMGDGFIADHAGKPVRRVKATAFTPSRFIYGGATWLQQSTFFRRKAFEAVGGFNLQNRSCWDGELFVNMVAKGFRVGFLHEDLSIFRIHGASITGSRSAEQIYAADTARIFRQLRGRDRRQSDALLSLWYRAERFLRDPGELVHTLRYRIQGRPQ, encoded by the coding sequence ATGAAATTCAGCATCGTGACACTGGCTTTCCGGCAGCGCGAGTTTCTGCAGGAGGCAATGGACTCGATTCTCAATCAGGATTATCCAGAGATTGAGTACATCGTCGTCGAACCGGGTTCGAATGACGGCAGCCGGGAACTTATCGAGGGATATGGCGACAAGATCGCGCACAAGGTCTTCGAACCCGATCGCGGTGCGGCAGACGGGCTAAATAAGGGATTCGCACGTGCAACAGGAGATATCTTCGGCTTCCTGAACGGAGATGACCTGCTGCTGCCCGGTGCTCTGCGCAAGGTCGCGGACTTCTGGCAGAGCCACCCGGAGTACGACATTCTGATGGGCGACGGCTTCATCGCAGACCATGCAGGAAAACCCGTCCGGCGGGTAAAAGCTACAGCCTTTACCCCATCGAGGTTTATCTATGGCGGCGCTACGTGGCTGCAGCAATCCACCTTCTTTCGCCGCAAAGCCTTTGAGGCTGTAGGAGGATTTAATCTGCAAAACCGTTCCTGCTGGGATGGCGAACTCTTTGTGAATATGGTGGCGAAGGGATTTCGGGTCGGATTCCTGCACGAAGACCTCAGCATTTTTCGCATCCACGGAGCATCGATTACAGGCTCAAGGAGTGCGGAGCAGATCTATGCAGCGGATACGGCACGCATCTTCCGCCAGCTTCGGGGGCGAGACCGCCGCCAGAGCGATGCCCTCCTCAGCCTGTGGTACAGGGCAGAGCGATTTCTGCGAGATCCTGGGGAACTGGTCCATACCCTGCGCTATCGCATTCAGGGGAGGCCCCAGTGA
- a CDS encoding glycosyltransferase family 4 protein: MRVAVLWTGLSGYLNACLRELASRPGVELFVAHEATSSEAPYEEGLFAWMKNEVVWRDERDFDRLHTRLEAFSPDVVVVAGWHVPIYRRIMKPLKGRCLRLMTMDNYWKGTLRQRLGTIVSARYVLPMADAAWVPGHHQANFARRLGFPLSNILLGSLSCEQPEFAAVYQKRMERGTPLPHAFIFVGRLIEAKGIVTLAQAYERYRQTTQDPWPLIVCGVGPLQSLLADKSGIQLKGFVQPADLPQQMANAGCLLLPSIFEPWALVVNEATAAGLILVATQNVGAVPHLVHNYYNGFVVNAGDVANLAEVMNRVSNMDSKRQERMSRASHELSCQYTPARWADSLLEFALDRRVGQGC, from the coding sequence GTGAGAGTTGCGGTACTTTGGACCGGCCTCTCCGGCTATCTGAACGCCTGCCTGCGAGAGTTGGCCAGCCGTCCAGGAGTGGAGCTCTTTGTAGCGCATGAAGCGACCAGCAGCGAGGCTCCGTACGAAGAAGGACTTTTCGCCTGGATGAAGAACGAGGTGGTATGGCGGGACGAGCGCGACTTCGACCGCCTGCACACCCGGCTGGAAGCCTTCTCTCCAGATGTGGTTGTCGTGGCGGGCTGGCACGTTCCCATCTACCGCCGTATTATGAAGCCGCTCAAGGGGCGCTGTCTGCGCCTGATGACTATGGACAATTACTGGAAAGGAACCCTGCGGCAGCGGCTGGGGACAATCGTCTCGGCCCGGTATGTACTGCCGATGGCAGACGCAGCCTGGGTTCCCGGCCATCATCAGGCGAATTTTGCCCGCAGGCTGGGCTTCCCTCTCAGCAACATCCTGCTCGGTTCGCTCTCCTGCGAGCAACCGGAGTTCGCCGCCGTATACCAGAAGAGGATGGAGCGCGGAACCCCGCTGCCCCATGCCTTCATTTTTGTCGGCAGACTGATTGAAGCAAAAGGGATTGTGACTCTGGCGCAAGCCTACGAAAGATACCGGCAGACAACTCAGGACCCCTGGCCGCTCATCGTATGCGGAGTTGGCCCATTGCAGTCGTTGCTTGCAGATAAGTCCGGCATCCAGTTGAAGGGATTCGTTCAGCCCGCGGACCTTCCCCAGCAGATGGCAAACGCCGGATGCCTGCTGCTGCCGAGCATCTTCGAGCCCTGGGCACTGGTGGTCAATGAGGCCACCGCTGCAGGATTGATTCTTGTCGCCACCCAAAACGTCGGAGCAGTTCCCCATCTGGTGCACAACTACTACAACGGTTTTGTTGTGAATGCCGGCGACGTTGCCAATCTGGCGGAAGTGATGAACCGGGTCAGCAATATGGACTCGAAAAGGCAGGAGCGGATGTCGCGGGCCAGCCACGAACTCTCCTGCCAATACACCCCGGCCCGGTGGGCAGATTCATTGCTGGAGTTTGCGCTCGATCGCAGGGTTGGTCAAGGATGTTGA
- a CDS encoding polysaccharide biosynthesis tyrosine autokinase, whose protein sequence is MPAAGREISLASLLRVAKKYLWVVAVCTLVGIGIAAYKNARSTPIYRAAAQIQLTQDSANQFRLDQTGGGDSYIDSARLETEIQILRSSTLALETIQSLNLDQNNDFAPHPPGRAWDLSKRLDRHALISTFQAGLTATRSGHTNILEISFLSPNPALAAQICNRLIDNYVEHNFKDNYQATEQVSKWLQAQLGELQRRLQASQEHMLSMQNQIGIVGIDQTQSIALARLEGLNNDLTKVESDRMMQEARLIAMKSSSPAVLDTLSNDQVISQLRARRTQLADEYSAMHAKYGDANPRIVSLRAEMAQVDQAIRDSENTILKHAEKEVEASSRNEANLKAQLDAEKQRAYDTNSKVVEYSLARREYESNRTLYDQLEQRLQEAGIIAGLHSTSIRMIDPADTPDYPSSPRKTFNLGVGFLGGFMVGVLLSLLIYALDTNIKSLSDVEEKLGLPLLGVIPAAEGKDILPDAFTASATSGVESGWSQVAESYRALRTSLLLSRPGSPPKVILVTSSKPAEGKTSVATLSAIILALSGARVLLIDADLRRPSVHTRFKIANRVGLSSILSGKIAPEEALYQYPKIPSLQILPAGPIAPMPAELLGAREMHNLVDSMRSQYDFIVIDTPPILTVADAMILVPLSDGVALVLRYGETTSNVAVRGRDLLLRSGANLLGTVLNAVDYKSPDYAEYYGRSYNDYYTYRGEQNEQ, encoded by the coding sequence ATGCCGGCGGCAGGCCGGGAGATTTCGCTCGCCAGCCTGCTGCGTGTTGCCAAGAAATATCTATGGGTGGTGGCGGTTTGTACGCTGGTGGGCATAGGGATCGCCGCCTACAAAAATGCACGCAGCACTCCCATCTATCGTGCGGCTGCACAGATCCAGCTAACCCAGGATAGCGCCAACCAGTTCAGGCTCGATCAGACGGGTGGGGGCGACTCCTACATCGATTCGGCGCGTCTGGAAACGGAGATTCAGATTCTCCGCAGCTCGACCCTGGCGCTGGAAACGATTCAATCGCTGAACCTCGACCAGAACAATGATTTCGCGCCGCATCCGCCGGGCCGCGCCTGGGATTTATCGAAAAGGCTGGACCGTCACGCTCTTATCTCCACCTTTCAGGCGGGACTGACTGCCACGCGCTCCGGACATACCAATATTCTGGAGATCAGCTTTTTGTCTCCGAACCCGGCGCTGGCGGCCCAGATTTGTAACAGGCTTATCGACAATTACGTCGAGCACAACTTCAAAGACAATTACCAGGCCACGGAGCAGGTCTCGAAATGGCTGCAGGCGCAGCTAGGAGAGTTACAGCGCCGTTTGCAGGCGAGCCAGGAACACATGCTCTCCATGCAAAACCAGATTGGCATTGTTGGAATCGATCAGACGCAGAGCATCGCCCTCGCACGGCTGGAAGGATTGAACAACGATCTAACCAAGGTCGAATCCGACCGAATGATGCAGGAAGCTCGCCTGATCGCGATGAAGAGCTCTTCGCCCGCTGTTCTGGATACCTTGAGCAACGATCAAGTCATTTCTCAGCTTCGCGCGCGCAGAACGCAGCTGGCAGATGAATACTCGGCCATGCATGCCAAATATGGTGACGCCAACCCGCGCATCGTCTCGCTCCGCGCCGAGATGGCGCAGGTTGACCAGGCCATACGCGATTCGGAAAACACCATCCTGAAGCATGCCGAGAAGGAAGTTGAAGCTTCCTCCCGGAATGAAGCCAACCTGAAGGCGCAACTCGATGCCGAGAAGCAGCGCGCCTACGACACCAACTCAAAAGTCGTGGAGTACTCGCTCGCCCGCCGGGAATACGAGTCGAACCGCACCCTTTATGACCAGTTAGAGCAGCGCCTCCAGGAAGCAGGCATCATCGCCGGCTTGCACTCTACAAGTATCCGCATGATCGATCCAGCCGATACTCCGGACTATCCCAGCAGCCCGCGCAAGACCTTTAACTTGGGCGTTGGATTTCTAGGCGGATTCATGGTTGGTGTTTTGTTGTCGCTGCTGATCTACGCGCTCGACACGAATATCAAGTCGCTCTCCGACGTGGAAGAAAAGCTGGGGCTGCCGTTGCTGGGCGTGATCCCGGCCGCCGAGGGCAAAGACATTCTTCCCGACGCATTCACCGCAAGTGCGACGTCCGGCGTCGAATCAGGATGGTCCCAGGTCGCCGAATCCTATCGCGCCTTGCGGACTTCCCTGCTGCTGTCGCGGCCCGGCAGTCCGCCCAAGGTCATCCTGGTCACCAGCTCAAAGCCCGCCGAAGGCAAGACCTCGGTGGCCACCCTCTCCGCTATCATTCTCGCGTTGAGCGGAGCCCGCGTGTTGCTGATCGATGCCGATCTGCGACGCCCCTCGGTTCATACGCGGTTCAAGATTGCGAACCGTGTCGGTCTCTCCTCCATATTGAGTGGCAAGATCGCGCCTGAAGAGGCCCTCTACCAGTATCCCAAAATTCCTTCTCTGCAGATCCTCCCGGCGGGTCCCATTGCTCCCATGCCAGCCGAATTGCTCGGGGCCAGAGAGATGCACAATCTCGTCGACTCCATGCGCTCGCAATATGATTTCATCGTGATTGATACGCCGCCCATCCTGACCGTGGCGGATGCGATGATTCTTGTACCTCTCAGCGATGGCGTGGCATTAGTCCTGCGCTATGGCGAAACTACTTCGAACGTTGCCGTGCGAGGCCGCGATCTGCTCCTCCGGTCTGGCGCCAACTTGCTGGGAACCGTCCTGAATGCCGTGGACTACAAGTCCCCCGACTATGCTGAGTACTACGGACGCTCCTACAACGATTACTACACCTATCGCGGTGAGCAAAACGAGCAATAG
- a CDS encoding acyltransferase translates to MKTHIPQLDGVRGIAILLVLLCHMGAIVRDTSIAPYLEFGWVGVDLFFVLSGFLITRILVGTRDKSGYWWRFYSRRGLRIWPLYYAFLFVNAGLIVASSHVGFLERIIHSSANLRAHPLSIATPWVLYLVLAQNFYPATLFSFKDFTSITWSLCIEEHFYVVWPLLVRRLSIPRLRVILVLLLLLSPIARLVAFLSFHGGNYDVYYQMVNRVTPFHLDGLIAGCLLALSWNPLEPRRYARVFVALFLGGGIVSAVLLRFVNHGIAFSFVFSCLAALFAGLVGLALMGWQLRFFSNSILRYIGTISYGLYLIHPTVFLIFQSHSIYSKLGITNNLAVVELVAAAIAIACSFALATLSWRYFESPILRLKDRLTS, encoded by the coding sequence TTGAAGACTCATATCCCGCAACTGGATGGAGTCCGCGGTATCGCGATTCTCCTCGTGTTGTTGTGTCATATGGGGGCCATCGTCCGTGATACTTCGATTGCTCCTTATCTGGAGTTCGGATGGGTTGGTGTCGACCTCTTTTTTGTCCTGTCTGGTTTTCTCATTACGAGAATTCTTGTAGGCACCAGGGATAAGAGCGGCTATTGGTGGAGGTTTTACTCGCGACGTGGGCTGCGGATCTGGCCGCTTTACTACGCCTTTCTATTCGTGAACGCAGGATTGATCGTTGCCTCCAGTCATGTCGGATTTTTAGAACGCATCATCCATTCTTCGGCTAACCTTCGGGCTCATCCTTTATCCATCGCGACGCCATGGGTTCTGTATCTTGTCCTGGCGCAAAACTTCTACCCGGCAACTCTGTTCAGTTTCAAAGACTTCACATCCATAACCTGGTCCTTGTGCATCGAAGAGCACTTCTATGTTGTTTGGCCGCTGCTGGTAAGACGGCTATCCATTCCCAGGCTTCGAGTGATTCTGGTGTTGCTGCTGCTCCTGTCGCCTATAGCCAGGCTGGTAGCGTTCCTGTCCTTTCACGGAGGGAATTATGACGTCTACTACCAGATGGTGAATCGTGTTACCCCGTTTCACCTGGATGGATTGATAGCTGGATGTCTGCTGGCACTGTCGTGGAATCCGTTGGAACCACGGAGGTATGCCAGGGTTTTCGTGGCATTGTTTTTAGGTGGCGGCATCGTTTCTGCTGTGTTGTTGCGCTTCGTCAACCATGGCATTGCCTTTTCATTCGTATTCTCGTGTCTTGCGGCCCTGTTTGCCGGCCTGGTTGGTCTGGCGCTGATGGGCTGGCAGTTGCGCTTCTTTTCCAACTCAATTTTGCGTTATATCGGAACGATCAGTTATGGACTCTATCTGATCCATCCCACGGTCTTCCTCATATTCCAGAGCCATAGTATTTATTCAAAACTAGGCATAACAAACAACCTGGCAGTAGTGGAGCTAGTAGCTGCCGCCATTGCTATCGCCTGCAGCTTTGCGTTGGCCACGCTCTCGTGGAGATATTTTGAGAGTCCTATCCTCAGACTAAAAGACAGGCTGACATCGTAA
- a CDS encoding glycosyltransferase family 4 protein, translated as MTGEGTKVYIQTPKWFLRPRNTDWRYTRFSIPRIHEFEPDCTFYPAQSNATTFHVNARYARHVLYRKLRLPFAEDPHSVLDQKEFARSGSHVVFCHDDFPRNASGIPVVWQNSILDPAMTLARGVSQNELDIEYEVKKGGFHEAAAVQVSTEAERERLGQWFPEIADKFVAVPFFLPNVKTIDPSRMQEKIERSGPLRCLFVGHEAQRKGLGRVYAAMEGLPLSIQKQIHLTVISAQTDGTIAAPSLPNLHVAGAVTHAQVLELMRDSDVFLMPSYFESYGLVYLEAMAQGTIPVVPDWEVQREIVDYGRAGIVTSGDAADLAASLEHLCDDATLRTRLAASALQRFEQHLAPAVVAKKYSSLFHRTALQRGNPESSIPA; from the coding sequence ATGACAGGTGAAGGTACGAAGGTATATATCCAAACGCCGAAGTGGTTTCTGCGCCCGCGAAACACGGACTGGCGTTACACTCGCTTCTCCATTCCTCGCATCCACGAATTCGAGCCGGACTGCACCTTCTATCCTGCACAATCCAATGCGACGACCTTTCACGTGAACGCCAGATATGCGCGGCACGTTCTCTATCGGAAGCTGAGGCTTCCCTTCGCGGAAGATCCTCACTCTGTTCTCGACCAAAAGGAGTTTGCCCGGAGCGGAAGCCATGTGGTCTTTTGCCACGACGATTTTCCCCGGAACGCCAGCGGTATTCCTGTGGTATGGCAGAACTCGATCCTCGATCCCGCGATGACATTGGCCCGAGGTGTCTCGCAGAACGAACTCGATATTGAATATGAGGTGAAAAAGGGTGGCTTCCACGAAGCTGCCGCAGTACAGGTTTCCACGGAAGCAGAGCGGGAGAGGCTGGGACAGTGGTTTCCCGAGATAGCTGACAAATTTGTCGCCGTGCCATTCTTTCTACCAAATGTGAAAACCATTGACCCGAGTCGCATGCAGGAAAAGATAGAGCGATCGGGGCCGCTGCGTTGCCTGTTCGTCGGGCATGAAGCACAGCGAAAAGGGTTAGGGCGAGTCTATGCTGCAATGGAAGGCCTGCCCCTTAGCATCCAGAAGCAGATTCACCTTACCGTAATCTCTGCGCAGACGGATGGAACGATTGCGGCACCCTCGCTCCCGAATTTGCACGTCGCTGGTGCGGTAACTCACGCGCAGGTTCTGGAGTTGATGCGCGATAGCGATGTATTCCTGATGCCATCCTATTTTGAGAGTTATGGACTGGTATACCTAGAAGCGATGGCTCAGGGTACGATTCCCGTAGTGCCGGATTGGGAAGTTCAACGAGAGATCGTTGACTATGGCAGAGCGGGTATCGTCACCAGTGGAGATGCAGCAGACCTGGCCGCAAGCCTCGAGCACCTCTGCGATGACGCCACACTTAGAACCAGGTTAGCGGCAAGCGCACTGCAAAGGTTTGAGCAGCACCTTGCGCCGGCTGTCGTTGCAAAAAAATATAGCTCGCTGTTCCATCGAACGGCGCTGCAGCGCGGCAATCCGGAATCGAGTATTCCCGCATAG